A region of the Pseudarthrobacter oxydans genome:
TGAGGCCACAACGCGGCGGCTCAAGTGGGAGCTACGGCGGACTCGCGGTTGAGCGGAGCAGGAATTCTGGCCGCAAGGTACCGCGCGTCGCGGCCGACTCCGGGAAGGGTTGCGGAGGCCGCCGCGTACAGGAATTCCTGCCCCAGGAAGAACAGCCCGGGGGTGTCCAGGGCGATACCGCGGTGCTGGCGCGGCAGCGCGCCGCCGTCGAGCAGGTCCGGGTCGATCCAGCTGAAATCGTCCCGGAACCCCGTGCACCAGATCACGTTTGCGGCATCCTGCCGGGTGCCGTCCGCCAGGACCGGCTTCCCGTCCTCCACGCCGGCCACCCGCGGTGCGAGCCGCACGCCGGCCGCCGCCAGGTCCTTGGTCTTGGTCCTGATCAGGGGCGTGGCGTGCGCTTTGAAGACCGGCGCCGCTTTGCGCCCGATGGGCGTGCCAAGCGTGAGAACATGCAGCCCAAGGAAGCGGACAAGGGGCAGAGCGTAGCGGGCGGCGGCCCGGCCGTGTTTCACCGGAAGCTCGCCGCCGGGCTTGCCCGCCACGGTAGTGGGGTGGGTCCGGCATACTTCGAGGGCTATCTCCGCCCCCGAGTTGCCCAGCCCCACCACCAGGACCGGCCCGTCCTGCAGCTGGCCCGGATTCCGGTAGCCGCTGGAGTGGAGTTGGAGTATGGAGGGGGCAAGCTCCGCCGCAAAAGCAGGCACTTTGGGTGCCTGGCTGACCCCGGTAGCCACGACGGCGTTGCGCGCCTCCCAGCGGCGGCCGTTGGACGCTGCGACGAAGTGGTCCGCTTCCCGCCACAGGCGTTCCACCCGGGTGCCGTGGACTATGGGCAGCCCCTTCCCCGCGGCATAGCTTTCCAGATATCCGGCCACCTCGTCCTTCGTGGGGAAGGACAGCGGATCGGCCGGGAACGGTTCTCCGGGAAGTCCGTCGAACTTCGCGGGCGTGAACAGCCGGAGCGAATCCCACCGCTGGCGCCAGGCGTCGCCGGTGCGCGGATTTGCATCCAGGATGAGGAAGTTCCGGTGCTGCTCCTTGAGGTGGTGGCCCAGGGCGAGTCCCGCCTGGCCGCCGCCGATGATCATTGTGTCCAGCATGCCGGTCACGTTGCTGCTGTTCATGGCTGTGCTCCTGTTGTGCTGATGGGAATGCCTGATTCTGAGCCTTCCTGTCCTGACGCGTGGGCGCCTCCCTCAGTGCGGCCTGCGCCGCCGTAGCGCAGCCACCACACCAGCATCAGGCCGGAAGCCGCGACGTAGGCGAGATGGAGGGCCCAGATGGGCCCGGCCGGGAGGTTGAACACGTACACGGAATGGACCGCATTGGCCACATTTGTCAGCAGCAGGTTTCCCAGGCTGTAGGAGGACAGGTTCTTGGTCCGTGCCGCCTTGACCAGCATCGGCAGCATACCGAGGGCGAAGAGCACCGTGGAAAGGGTGCCGGCAAGGACTGAAAGGTTCATGCTTGAAGGCTATGGGCCGCGAACGGGCGGGCGCGTCGGGCAAAACATGCAACTGGGCCGCAGGACCTGCTGGGTAATTTTGTGTACCCCCTAGCCGGTGAGCCCGTGCTCGAAGGCGTACCTGGTGGCCGCTGCCCGCGAAGACAGTCCGAGCTTCAGGAAGATGTTGCTGATGTGCCGGGCCACGGTTTTCTCGCTGAGGAACAGGTGCGCCGCGATGGCGCGGTTACCCTCCCCGGACGCCACGAGCCGCAGCACCTCGACCTCCCGCTCGGTCAAGGGGCCTTGGTGCCGGCCGGCGTCGTCCGTGCCTGCCTGCATGAGGGAGGCCGCCCACGCGGCGGCCGGAGCGGCGCCAAGTTCGAGGAATTCAGCATGGGCGGACTCAAAATCCATCAGCGCAGAGGCTTCATCGCCCAACGCCCGGCAGGCAATTCCGATCAGCACACGGCACTGGGCAGCCTCGTACGGCACGCCAAGTCCAGCCCACAGGTGCCAGGCCTGCCTCAAAGACACGCACGCCGCGGCAGGATTACCTTCCGCCAGCCGGACCGCCCCATCAGCCTGGCTGGCTGCCGCCCGGACCATTGGTTTGGGGTACTCCCGGGCGAAGAACTCCAGCTCTGCGGCAGCCCGGGCCGCTGCTTCCACATCGGCTGCTGCCAACTCGATCTCCACCAGTGCCGGCAGCAGGTGCCGGCGGGTGGCCTCATCAGCTTCGCCGGCGGTCCGGCGGATCATCGTCTGCGCCTGCCGAGGGTCACCCCGTGCCAGCCAAAGGAGGGCAAGGCCAGGTTGGGGCTCGTAGCCGCTCCTGGCCGCCTGGCGGTACGAAGCGTCCGCTGCGTCAAGGTCGCCGGCGAGGCGCTGCACCTCGCCCTGCTGGTAGTAGCCGCCGAACAGCGCCTGGGGATCGCCTTGGACGGCCCGTTGCTGTGCGACCGCCGCTGCCTCCAGTGCTTCATGCCAGGCGCCGTGGAGCCGGAAGAGTTCGGCCCGGTGGGACTGGCACTGGCCGCTGAACGGCACCATATCCGGGCGGGCAGCGCACCAGCGGTCGAGGGCCGCTGTCCACTCCAGCGCCCTCTTCAGGTCGAAGGCCAGATGGCAATTGCCGATGACCGCGCAGTAGATGATGCCGGAAGGGATCGGGGACAGCTCACCTGTTGTCACAGCGACCATGGCCTCATCGAACAAGGTCATCGCCTCGTCCGCCCGGCCCAGCATAAGGGTGGCCTGGCCGGTGCCAAGGAGGCCCAGCGCGGACAGGTCCTTATCCTGGAACCTCCGGCCGACCTCGGCAGCCTGGGAGAAGAGCTGGAGTGCGGCTGCGGGCTCCCCGCCATAAAGTTTGCCCAGGGCTGCGGGGACCAGCAGGAAGCCCTCCACGACGTTGGGCTCGGTCAGCTCATCGAGGAGCCGCTGGCCGCGGGCGAACCATCCCCCGGCCTGCGCCGCCTCGCCGAGGTTCATGAACTGGATCCCGAGCCAGCCGGCGCACCGGGCGGCCCCTGCCACATCGCCGATTTCCAGGTACTCTTCGTGGGCCCGGGTGAGTGTGTCCAGGCCCGTTGTTGTGTTTCCGGTCAGGATCTCGGCGGTGGCCAGCCGTTCAAGGTCGGCGGCGGGAAGCCCGCCACGCTGGTTCGCGTCCGTGAAGCTCCTGAGGGAATCGGTCCAGCGATTCTCCCGGAAGGCTGACCTGCCCTCGTCAATGGCCGTTTCAGTTGACACTCGGACCTCCTTGGGCACCTGCCCGCCCCGCCGGCCTCGCCGCCCCGGACGCCGGACGCCGGACGCCCGGGACCTAAGCGTCACGCTACGCCCGGTACACACCGGGCACAAGCGGCTGGAAGAGGCGGGTCCGGCTACGGCCGCAGCAGCCCCCGCAGGGTCTGGATGGTGTCCGCTTCCGCGGCCGGCTTGTCGTCCCGGTAGCGTTTTACGCGCGCGAACCTCAGCGCGATACCGCCTGGATAGCGGGACGACTGCTGTACACCGTCGATGGCAATCTCGACCACCGTGACCGGCTCTACCCAGACGGTGCCCGCCGTGCGCCGCACCTCGAGTTCCTGGAACCGCCCGGTCTGCCAGCGCAGCCGCTCATCAGTGAGGCCTTTGAAGGTCTTGCCCACCATGACGAAGCCGCCGGGATCACCAAACTCACCCGTGGGGTCCAAGGCGCCAAGGTGCAGGTTGGACAGCAGCCCGGTGCGCCGGCCCGAGCCCCATTCGCAGGCGAGCACCACCAGGTCGTAAGTGAGCACCGGCTTCACCTTGATCCAGTTGGAGCCCCGGCGGCCGGCCGCGTAAGGGGACCCCACGGCCTTCACCACCACGCCCTCATGGCCGGCGGCGAGTGCATCGCGCGACACCCTTTCGGCAACAGCCGCGTCCGCCGTGATCTCCCCGGGGATCCTGTGCCCGGGCACGATGCTTTCAAGCACGCCGATGCGGGTGGACAAGGGTTCATCCAGCAGGTCCCGCCCGTCAAGGTGCAGCACGTCGAAGAACCACGGATGCAGCAGGGTCTCGCGTGCAGCGTCCGCCCCGAACCGGGACATGGTTTCCTGGAACGGCCGGGGGCCGCCGTCCTCGTCCAGGGCGAGGGTCTCGCCGTCGAGGATCACGTCCCGCACCCCAAGTCCTCGCACCACCTCCACCACCTCAGGCAGCCTGTGGGTCACTTCCGCCAAGGTGCGTGTGTAGATGCGCACGTCGTCGCCGGTGCGGTGCACCTGGATGCGTGCGCCGTCGAGCTTGTATTCCACGGACGCCTCCCCGGTGACCTCCAGCGCCGCGCCGACGCTGGCCGCGGTTGAGGCGAGCATGGGCTGAACGGGGCGTCCCACGACGAGTCCGACGTCGTCAAGCTCGGCAGGCGTTCCCGTGAGCGCCAGGACGGCGGTGTCGCCCAGGTCGCCGGAGAGCATGGCCGCCCGGCGCACGGCCTCGACCGGCCGGCCGGAGGCACGGGCAACCGCATCCGCCAGGACGCCTTCGAGCGCACCGGTCCGCAGTTCTCCCAGCAGCACGCCGGCGATGAATGCCTGCTCGCGTTCAGTAGCTGCCGCTGTGAGCGTCCTGAGGGTCGCAGCACGTTCTGCTGCCGATCCCGCGCCTGCTGTTGCGAGCAGCCGGTCCAACGCCGCATCGAGGTCTGCGACAGTAAGCCTGGGCTCGGCGGCCGGCTCCCCCATGGCCGCTGACATGCCGCGCCAGCCAATCCCTACCCGGCCCTGGCGCGGCCTGGCAGCCAGCAGGCCCACCGCCGTCGCGATCTCCGCGGGCTCGAGGCGGCGCAGCAGGTGGGCCAGTGCGTCCACTTTCGCCAGCCGGGACCGGGTGGACGCGACGGCATCCGAAGTACTCACGAGCTCGTCGAGCAGCATTGCCCCAGTCTGCCACGGCTGTTGTGCCGCGGGCGGCGGATGCTGGACAGGGCCGGAACTCCGTCCCAAAATGGGCTGGTGGGGATCATTATCGCCAACCTGTTCATCACCCTCGACGGCGTCTACCAGGCGCCCGGCGGCCGCGAGGAGGACACTGCGGGCGGCTTCGCCTTCGGCGGCTGGCAGGCGCCCGTGTCCGACGACGAGGCTGAAGCGGCCATCGAGGCTGAGATCAGCCAGATCGACGCCCTGCTTCTCGGCCGGAAAACCTACGACATTTTCGCTTCGTACTGGCCCCGCCAGTCCGGTGATATCGGGGGCACGCTCAACCGGGTGCCGAAGTACGTTGTCTCCGGCACCCTCACCTCTCCGGGCTGGGCGGGCACAAAAGTCCTGCCGGATGCCACGGCCGCGGGCCGGCTGCGGGAGGAATACGACCAGGTGCACATGTTCGGCAGCGGCGTCCTCATCCGTTCGCTGCTCGCGGCAAACGTACTGGACCGCCTCCACCTCTGGCTCTATCCGATAACCCTCGGGCAGGGCAAGCGCCTGTTCGACGCCGGGACCATCCCTGCGTCCTTCCGCCTCGCGGAGCCGGCACGCAGTTTCCCGAAGGGGGCGGTGTCGCTGGCCTACGAGCGCACCGGCGACGTGGAAACGCAGGACATGCCGGGAGCGTAGAGCGGATGCCCTGAACGGACGGCCCCGGGGCAACAAAAAACCGGCCCAGCGGAGGCTGGACCGGTTTTTTGCGTTACACGGTTGCCCGTGCGCAGCTACTTGCTAGTGGCTGTGTCCCGCGTGCTCGTCTTCCTCGGCAGGCTTCTCGACAACCAGGGTCTCGGTGGTGAGAACCAGGGCAGCGATGGAAGCCGCGTTGCGGAGGGCCGCGCGGGTGACCTTGACGGGGTCGATGACACCGGCAGCGATCAGGTCCTCGTACTCGCCCGACTTGGCGTTGAAGCCGTTGTTGGTTTCGAGCTCGGCAACCTTGGCGGTGATGACGTAGCCGTCGAAACCGGCGTTCTGGGCAATCCAGCGCAGCGGCTGGACCAGCGCGCGGCGGACAATGCCCACGGCAGCGGCGGCGTCGCCTTCGAGTGCCTTGACGGCCGGGTCCTCATCCAGTGCCTTCAAGGCGTGGATCAGGGCCGAGCCACCGCCGGCCACGATGCCCTCTTCCAGGGCAGCTCGGGTGGAGGAAACAGCATCCTCGATGCGGTGCTTCTTCTCCTTGAGCTCAACCTCGGTGGCTGCGCCAACCTTGATGACACCGATGCCGCCGGCCAGCTTGGCCAGGCGTTCCTGGAGCTTTTCACGGTCCCAGTCGGAATCGGTGCGGGTCAGCTCGGCGCGGAGCTGGGCCACGCGCGCTGCCACGTCTTCGGCCGAGCCTGCGCCGTCAACGATGGTGGTGTTGTCCTTGGTGACGGTGATGCGGCGGGCGGTGCCCAGCACCTCAAGGCCGACGGTGTCCAGGCTGAGGCCCAGTTCCGGGGACACAACCTGCGCACCGGTGAGGGTGGCGATGTCCTGCAGCATGGCCTTGCGGCGGTCACCGAAGCCGGGAGCCTTGACGGCGACGACGTTCAGGGTGCCGCGGATGCGGTTGACGATCAGCGTGGACAGTGCCTCGCCCTCAACGTCTTCGGCAATGATGAACAGCGGCTTGGAAGCCTGCAGCGCCTTTTCCAGCAGCGGCAGGAATTCCTGGATGCTGGAGATCTTGCCCTGGTTGATCAGGATGAGGGCGTCCTCGAGGACTGCTTCCTGGCGTTCCGCGTCCGTGACGAAGTACGGGGACAGGTAGCCCTTGTCGAACTGCATGCCCTCGGTCAGGACCAGTTCGGTCTGCGTGGTGGAGGACTCCTCGATGGTGATCACACCATCCTTGCCCACCTTGCCGAATGCCTCGGCGAGGAGCTCGCCGATCTCGTCGCTCTGGGCGGAGATGGCTGCAACGTTGGCCACCTGGGTGCCTTCAACGGGGCGGGCGTTCTCCAGCAGGCGGGCGGCGACGGCCTCAACGGCAACCTCGATGCCCCGCTTGATCTGGCCGGGAGCTGCGCCTGCAGCCACGTTGCGCAGGCCTTCCTTGACCAGGGCCTGCGCCAGGACGGTTGCCGTGGTGGTGCCGTCACCGGCAACATCGTTGGTCTTGGTTGCGACTTCCTTGGCCAGCTGCGCGCCAAGGTTCTCGTAGGGGTCGTCCAGTTCCACTTCGCGGGCGATGGTGACGCCGTCGTTCGTGATGGTGGGAGCGCCCCACTTCTTGTCCAGGACGACGTTGCGGCCGCGGGGGCCGAGCGTCACCTTGACGGTGTTGGCGAGCTTATCGATGCCGGCTTCAAGAGACCGGCGGGCAGCGTCGTTAAACGCAAGCTGCTTTGCCATGGTTTTGTCCTTTCAAGACAGAACCCCGCGCAGCCGACCAGCAGAATGCATGACCAGCGGCACGGGGATCCGGAGAGTTACTTTACGACGATCGCCAGGACGTCGCGGGCGGACAGCACGAGGTACTCGGTGCCGCCGGTCTTGACTTCGGTTCCGCCGTACTTGGAGTAGATAACGACGTCGCCAACGGCTACGTCGACAGGAACGCGGTTGCCGTCCTCAAAGCGGCCGGGGCCTACTGCAACAACTTCGCCTTCCTGCGGCTTCTCCTGTGCGGAGTCCGGGATGACCAGGCCGGAAGCCGTGGTCTGCTCGGCTTCGAGCGGGCGGACAACAATACGATCCTCAAGAGGCTTAATAGAGACCGACACTCGGACCTCTCCTTCTTCGTCAGCAAATTCGTGGACTGGAAAGCTTTCCGCCCTGGCTGGCAAACCGTCGTCGCGGTGCCGGCAGCAGCCAGGCTGGCAGCTCTTCATGTGTTAGCACCCTCCTAGGGAGAGTGCTAATGATGACTCTATGTAAGGCTTAGCACTCGGTCAAGGCGAGTGCCAGCGTTTCGTCATGGGCGGACACCAATCCATGTACATTTGACCGGTGCGAGCAGCCCTGTACCTGACCCTTGCCACCCTCTTCTGGGCGGGTAACTTCGTTGTAGGCCAGGCCGCCATGGAAACCATGCAGCCGCTCCAGCTGACCTTCTGGCGCTGGGCCCTGGCTGCCGTGCCGCTGCTGGCCCTGGCACAGGCGGTGGACCGGCCGGACTGGCGCGCTGTCCTGCGCCGCTGGCCGATGCTCCTGCTCCTGAGCTGCCTTGGGATGAGCGCCTATACCCTGCTGCTCTACAGTGCGCTGGGGCACACCTCAGCCCTGAACGCCTCCCTGGTAACGGCTGCGAACCCGGCCCTGATCATGGTCCTGGCCGCCATCCTGCTTCGGGACAGGCCGGGTCCCCTGAGCTGGGTGGGCGTTGCCCTGGGCCTGGCAGGCGTCCTGCTGGTCCTCACCGGAGGCAACCTGCAGCGGCTGCTGACTTTCTCGATCGATGCCGGCGAATTGCTGATCGTGGCCGCCATCACCGTCTGGGGCTTCTATACGATCATCGCCCGCAGGCTCTCCGTCCCGGCGATTACGTCCACCGCGGTGCAGGTGGCCATGGCGGCGATTGTCCTGGTTCCCTTTGCGGTGGCCACCGGGGCAGGGCTGCCGGCCACCGCCTCGGAGGGCTGGTCGCTGGCCTACATTGCCCTGTTCCCCTCCTTGGGTTCCTACCTGCTCTGGAACCTTGCACTCAAGCGCACCACCGCTGCCAATGCGGGCAACTACCTGAACCTCATTGCCGTCTTCACCGCGATCATCACGGTGGCCCTGGGCCAGCCCATCACGGTCCCGCAGGTCCTGGGCGGCGTCCTGGTCATTTCCGGGGTCCTGCTCACCAGCGCGGGCGGCAGGCCACCTCAGCGGCCCAGGTCGTCGAAGTCGACGTCCTCTCCGCCGTCGGCCCCGCCTGCGGAGTTCCGCCCCCGGTAGAGGAGGAAGGCAGAGACCAGGGCGGTCAACAGCGACGCGGCAAGGAAGACGACGCTGCCGGCCCGGGCTCCGTCGTACAGCCCCCGGATGTCGCGGGCCTCCTGGGTGTCGTCCTTGATGTCGTTGCCGCCCACCGAATAGACGGTGGCGTTGAAGGTGTCCAGGAAGAAGATGATCACCAGGAGCGCCAGGCACACCACCGCCACCACGGAACCTGCGATCAGTGCCGGCCGGGCGAACCTCGCCGGGCCGCCGTCCCCGGGTTGGTGCTGACGGGGCTGCTGCGGACCTGCACTCTGGTTCATGGCTTCAACACTATCGGCATAGCGGCGGCCCGCTCCTCCACTAGGCTGGAACCCATGGCTCACGCTCCCCAGGACCAGATTGCACCGCTGCTCACCCCTGAAGGCTGGGAGCTCCTGGCGTCCCTGGGCCCCTACCAGGAAGAGAAGTCCTTCGAGCTGAACTCGGCCCTCCGCAAGGCCGGCCACTCCCCCGAACTGGTTTCCGCCGTCCTGACCCAGTCCCGGCTCCGCACCAAGGCCGCGGCGAAGTTCGGTGAGTTCGCCCGCAGCATGCTGTTCACCCAGGCAGGGCTGGAACAGGCAACCCGGCTGAACGTCGCCGCCCGCCATGCCCAGAGGTTCGCCGAGGCCGGAGTCCGCCACGTGGCGGACCTGGGCTGCGGCCTGGCCGCGGATTCGCTGGCGCTGGCTTCCATGGACATCAACGTCACCGCTGTGGAGATGGACGAGACGACGGCGGCCTGCGCCACGGTGAACCTCATTCCGTTCCCCAACGCCACCGTGGTCCACGCAGACGCCACGGCGGTGCCGCTGGACGGGGTCGACGGCGTCTGGCTGGATCCCGCGCGCCGGGTCACTTCGACGTCGGGCACCAAGCGGATCTGGGACCCTGAAGCCTTTTCGCCGCCCTTGTCCTTCGTTGAGGGCCTGGCCGCGTCCGGCCTGGCCGTCGGGGTCAAGATGGGCCCGGGCATGCCGCACGAGTCCGTTCCGGCCGGCTGTGAGGCACAGTGGGTTTCGGTGGCGGGCGACGTCACCGAGGTTGCGCTGTGGTTCAACGCAGTGCGCCGGCCCGGAGTCCGCCGGGCCGCTCTGGTGCTCGGCGCCCGGGGCGCGGCGGAGCTTACCAGCGGAGAAGACTTCGGCGCCGGTCCTGCCGCTCCGGTGGGGCCGGTGGAGGGCTACCTCTACGAACCGGACGGCGCGGTGATCCGGGCCGGCCTGGTGGCCGACGTCGCGCTGCAGCTTTGCGGACACCTGGTGGATGAGCACATCGCCTATGTGTGCGCACCGGAGCTGGTGGATACACCGTTCGCGCGCGCCTACAAGGTCCTGGACGTGATGCCCTACAACGTCAAGGCGCTCAAGGCCTGGGTGAAGGCAGAGGGCATCGGGGTGCTGGACATCAAAAAGCGCGGCACCGCCGTCACTCCCGAGGAGCTCCGCAGGCAGCTCCTGCCAGGGGGGAAGAGCGCAGCCGGAAAGAACTCCGGCAAGAAGGCCGGGACCAAAACAGCCACCCTGGTCCTGACCCGTATCGGGGAGGACCGGGTGGCCATCGTGGTGGAGCCGGTGCCGGGCACTGCCCGCGAAGAAACGGCTACTGCGCGCGCATGAACTCTTCCGCCGCGCGCACCTGCCCGGCAGTGGGCCGGATGCCGGTGTACAGCACGAACTGCTCCAGGGCCTGGATGGTTGCCACTTCCGCACCGGTAATCACGGGTTTCCCCGCCGCCCGCGCAGCCTTGACCAGCGGCGTCTCGGCGGGCAGCGCAACCACGTCGAACACCACTTTGGCGGCGTCGATGGCTTCCTGCGGGAAGGCCAGGGCACCTGCCTCGGATCCGCCCGCCATGCCAATCGGCGTCACGTTGATGATCAGGTCGGCGGTCCCGCCGTCGAGTTCGGCGCGCCACTGGAACCCGTACTGTTCTGCGAGCGCCCGGCCCGTGGTTTCGTTCCGTGCAATGACCGTGACGTCGGTAAAGCCGGCGTCCCGAAGCGCGGCGACAGTGGCCTTGGCCATCCCGCCCGCGCCCTGGACCAGGACGGAATAGCCCGTAGGCACCTTGTTGGCGGCCAGAAGCTGTTCGATTGCCGTGTAGTCGGTGTTGTAGGCCTTGAGGTGCCCGTCCGTGTTCACGATGGTGTTCACTGAATCAATGGCCTTGGCCGAGGGGTCCATCTCGTCGACGAGGGCGATGACGTCCTCCTTGTACGGCATGGAGATGGCGCAACCGCGGATGCCCAGCCCCCGGACCCCGGCGATGGCCTGTTCAAGGTTGGTGGGGGCGAAGGCCTTGTAGATCCAGTTGAGGTCCAGCTGCTCATACAGGTGGTTGTGGAACCGGGTCCCGTTGTTGCTGGGCCGGGCCGAGAGCGAGATGCAGAGGGTCATGTCTTTATTCAGAATGGGCACCCCACCATTTAACCCGCTCCCACCCAACTAGGTAGCGCTAAGTGTCGTTTTGAGCCCCCAAAACGACACTTAGCGCTACCTAGTTGGGTTAGGGGCAGCCGGTGCCGGCCGGGAAGCTTCCGACGGCGGCGGGCAGCTTCCCGGGGGCGGGCGCCTTCCCTGCCAGGACGGCGGCCAGGGCGTCGAAGGCACCGTCGGTGCGGCCATAGAGGGCTATCTTCACCGGAGCGGGCGAGTCCTGCAGCGGCCAGGGCGCATCGAGCGCGACGGCGATGTCCCCTTCCACCCCGCGCCCGCCGTAGCCGATGAGGCTCACCAGCGGCCCGGAGCCCACGGACAGTCCGGCCCGGGCGGCAGCGGCCTCAAACCGGGCCCTGTCCCCCGGCCCGCCGCCGGCCACCCGCACCGCTCCGGGCACCAGGGGTCCGCTGCACGGTCCGGAGAGCACGGTGACGGCGGAGGCGGAAACCCGGGCTGAGAGGGCTCCCCCGCTTCCCGCCGGCGCACCGTTCGCCGCAGCGGTCCTGCCGTGCCACGCCATCATCGTTGCCACCCGCCGGGCGGCCTCGTCCAGGCGCTCAGCCGGCAGGGCGCCGGAGGCGACGGCCTGGACGATGGCCGCATGCGCCTGCCCCACGTCGGCCGGCATCAGCAGGAGGTCAGCTCCGGCGGCAAGGGCCATCACGGCGGCGGTTCCGCCGGGGTACTGCTTGGCCACGGCGCCCATGTTCAGGGCGTCCGTCACCGCCACCCCGTTGAAGCCCAGGCCCCGCAGTGCGGCATACGTGGGTCCGGAGAGCGACGCCGGCACGCCGGGTTGCAGCGCCGGGACGGCGATGTGCCCTGTCATCACCATGGGCGAACCGGCGGCGATGGCGGCCCCGAACGGTTTCCAGTCGCGGCCGCCGAGGTCCGCAACGGCCGCGGGCTGCACGGGGAGGCTGACATGGGAATCAACGGCCACCGAACCGTGTCCCGGGAAGTGCTTGACCGCAGGCAGGACGCCCGCCGCGAGCATCCCCTGGGAGAATGCCACGCCGAGCGAAGCGGCAGCGCCCGGGTCCGAGGACATGGACCGGGCACCGATGGTGGGATCCTTCGGGCCGATGGTGACGTCCGTATCGGGAGCGAAGTCCACGTTGAACCCCAGCGGCACCAGCTCCGCAGCCAGACCTTGCCCGGCCTCCTTGGCCAGTGGCACGCTCCCGGCGGCCCCGTAGCTCATGGGCGTGGGCCATTCCGTCAGGGGTGGCCCCAGCCTGGCAACCTGGCCGCCTTCCTGGTCCACCGCGATGATCCCGGGCCAGGGCCGGCCGCCGGCGGCTGCAGCCTGGGCCAGCCGCTGGTTGACGGCGGCCATGCCGGACACGTCCAGCCTGCCCTGGGGGTCGAGCGGAACGTTGTCGCCCATGATGATGGACCCGGCAAGGTGCAGGCGCTCGATGGCGGCAGCGTGGGCCTCCACCTCCTTGCCCTTGAAGGACGGAAGGAGGACCTGCCCGGCTTTCTCCTCGGTGGTCATCGCCGCCACCGCCGCGGCGGCCTTGTCCTGGTCGCGCTGCCGGGGCCCCCAGCCCAGTGGCCGGGCACCCGGATCAGGTGGCGGGGAGGAGGTGGCGGGCGCCGTCGTCGTACTCGGCGATGCGGCGGGCGGGGCTGGCGCAGAAGGGGCCGACGACGGGACGGGGCCGGGTGCGGCCGTACAGGACGCCAGGGCTACTGCGGCGGAGGCTGCCGCCAGGAGGGGGAAGGTTTTGTTAGGACTCTCACGCAGGTGTTGGAACAAGGCCATCAATACGATGCTACCCCTGCACTAGACTTGAACCATCCGTTCGCCTGCCGGCAACAGCCTGTCAGTGACGGCGTGAGCCAGCGGCAAACAGGACAGTTAGGAAATGCGTGAAGATCGATTTCGCCCCCTCAAGGCAGTCAACGCTGGGAGTTGAGTGGGAACTCGCGCTGGTGGACGGCAGGACAGGCGAACTCGCGTCCGTAGCCAATGAGGTGCTTCGCGGCGTTTCTTCACGACACCCGGAACTCAATGATGACGACGAGCATCCCCACATCAAGCAGGAACTGCTCCTGAACACGGTTGAACTGGTGACCGGCATCTGCGAGACCGCCGCTGAAGCCAAGGAGGACCTCAGCCGTTCCCTGGCCGCCGTCCGCGAAATCACCGATCCCATGGGCGTGGAACTCTTTTGTGCCGGAAGCCACCCGTTCAGCCCGCCGCAGCTGCAGCC
Encoded here:
- a CDS encoding glycoside hydrolase family 3 N-terminal domain-containing protein, coding for MTTEEKAGQVLLPSFKGKEVEAHAAAIERLHLAGSIIMGDNVPLDPQGRLDVSGMAAVNQRLAQAAAAGGRPWPGIIAVDQEGGQVARLGPPLTEWPTPMSYGAAGSVPLAKEAGQGLAAELVPLGFNVDFAPDTDVTIGPKDPTIGARSMSSDPGAAASLGVAFSQGMLAAGVLPAVKHFPGHGSVAVDSHVSLPVQPAAVADLGGRDWKPFGAAIAAGSPMVMTGHIAVPALQPGVPASLSGPTYAALRGLGFNGVAVTDALNMGAVAKQYPGGTAAVMALAAGADLLLMPADVGQAHAAIVQAVASGALPAERLDEAARRVATMMAWHGRTAAANGAPAGSGGALSARVSASAVTVLSGPCSGPLVPGAVRVAGGGPGDRARFEAAAARAGLSVGSGPLVSLIGYGGRGVEGDIAVALDAPWPLQDSPAPVKIALYGRTDGAFDALAAVLAGKAPAPGKLPAAVGSFPAGTGCP